One part of the Acetoanaerobium sticklandii genome encodes these proteins:
- a CDS encoding gamma-glutamyl-gamma-aminobutyrate hydrolase family protein, translating to MSKPIVGIFTNIEMDKNYLFPGYPRITINQDYSRSIEEAGGVPILIPTSQYFENLERQISMCDGLLFSGGQDLNPILYNEQPCDKLGDLSPMRDSFEFMAYEIANKLQKSIFGICRGSQLTNVFHGGSLYQDNSFQGTDLKHMNYANPDMPVHDIIINEDSFLFKATGKSKISINSFHHQAIKNLAPGFKISASAPDGIIEAIEKEDDSQFIAAVQWHPEMMSRTNEDSQKIFKYFIDKLKK from the coding sequence ATGAGCAAACCTATTGTTGGTATATTTACAAATATAGAAATGGATAAAAATTATTTATTCCCAGGCTATCCACGCATAACTATAAACCAAGACTACTCTAGGTCAATAGAAGAAGCTGGTGGAGTTCCAATATTAATCCCTACTAGTCAATATTTTGAGAATTTAGAAAGACAAATCTCTATGTGTGATGGCTTACTATTTAGTGGGGGTCAAGACCTAAACCCAATTCTATATAATGAACAGCCCTGTGATAAGCTAGGAGACTTATCTCCTATGAGAGACAGCTTTGAATTTATGGCTTATGAAATAGCAAATAAACTTCAAAAATCTATATTTGGTATATGTCGTGGAAGTCAGCTTACAAATGTTTTTCATGGAGGAAGTCTATACCAAGATAACAGCTTTCAAGGTACAGACCTAAAGCATATGAACTATGCTAACCCTGATATGCCAGTTCACGATATCATAATAAACGAAGATTCATTCTTATTTAAAGCAACAGGAAAATCTAAAATTTCAATCAATAGCTTCCATCATCAAGCTATCAAAAACTTGGCACCAGGATTTAAAATATCAGCAAGTGCCCCAGATGGAATAATTGAAGCAATCGAAAAAGAAGATGATAGTCAGTTTATCGCCGCTGTTCAGTGGCATCCAGAAATGATGAGCAGAACTAACGAAGATTCTCAAAAAATATTCAAATATTTTATAGACAAACTTAAAAAATAA
- a CDS encoding exonuclease SbcCD subunit D yields the protein MRIIHTGDWHLGKNLEGMSRLEEQAEFLEDFIKIVEDNRADLVIIAGDVYDSFTPSAKAEILFYNTLKRLSKDGERLILVIAGNHDSPDRLVAAWPLAQPHGIIMLGTPKSTVPIGTYGRHEVIKSEPGIVEVMIGEEKAVIAAIAFPSEKRLNEVLYLGTDEDEEKLESYEARMIQLFTELEKHYRDDTINLLVSHIFVMGSEESGSERSIQLGGSYLINSSIFPKKAQYIALGHVHKPQIVPGTGGKARYSGSPIHYNKTEINFTKSVERIDVVAGQDAVIERIALPVYKPIEVWKCENYSEALAKCEEKKGESSWVYLEIKTDEYIREDQIKGLKLLKKDILSIRPITSEDIKREEMINDHRTQSFEELFQAFYIKQNKVEPSEETKETIYKLYYGEDYDNEAN from the coding sequence ATGAGGATAATTCACACAGGAGATTGGCATCTAGGAAAAAATCTAGAGGGCATGAGCAGATTGGAAGAGCAAGCTGAATTTTTAGAGGATTTCATTAAAATTGTAGAAGATAATAGAGCTGATTTAGTTATTATAGCTGGAGATGTTTATGATAGTTTTACTCCATCAGCAAAAGCAGAGATTCTTTTTTATAATACTCTTAAGAGATTATCTAAAGATGGGGAAAGATTGATACTCGTTATAGCTGGCAATCACGATAGCCCAGATAGATTAGTAGCGGCATGGCCACTAGCTCAGCCACATGGAATTATCATGCTAGGAACTCCAAAATCAACAGTACCTATAGGCACTTATGGTAGACATGAAGTGATAAAGTCAGAGCCTGGAATAGTTGAAGTAATGATAGGAGAGGAAAAAGCTGTAATAGCTGCTATTGCTTTTCCTAGTGAAAAAAGGTTAAATGAAGTTCTTTATTTAGGAACAGATGAGGATGAAGAAAAGCTAGAGAGCTATGAAGCTAGGATGATACAGTTATTCACTGAACTTGAAAAGCATTATAGAGATGATACTATAAATCTGCTTGTGTCACATATTTTTGTTATGGGAAGCGAGGAGAGTGGCTCAGAAAGAAGTATTCAGCTAGGAGGTAGCTATCTTATCAACAGTAGTATCTTCCCGAAGAAAGCTCAATACATTGCTCTAGGGCATGTTCATAAGCCTCAGATAGTTCCTGGAACTGGTGGCAAGGCTAGATATTCTGGTTCGCCTATCCACTATAACAAGACTGAGATTAATTTTACTAAAAGTGTGGAGCGAATTGATGTAGTAGCTGGTCAAGATGCTGTAATTGAGAGAATTGCTCTACCTGTATACAAACCTATAGAGGTGTGGAAATGTGAGAATTACTCAGAGGCTCTTGCAAAATGTGAAGAGAAAAAGGGTGAATCTAGTTGGGTTTATTTAGAAATAAAAACTGATGAATATATCAGGGAAGATCAGATAAAGGGATTAAAGCTACTCAAAAAAGATATTCTAAGCATCAGACCTATTACATCTGAAGATATAAAAAGAGAAGAAATGATAAATGACCATAGAACCCAGTCTTTTGAGGAGCTATTTCAAGCATTTTATATAAAACAAAATAAAGTAGAGCCATCAGAGGAAACCAAGGAGACGATATATAAACTTTACTACGGGGAGGACTATGACAATGAAGCCAATTAG
- a CDS encoding sigma-54 interaction domain-containing protein, producing the protein MKSIGIVTDGVSELGKFLKENLEMVLKNHVQINNYYIKSLKDDFVIEDDLILIMIDKKLKDISKHIKSKDNVIVIERTIMLSAYHELLNIPAGIDVLVVNDDDETTKETVELLIELGITHINLIPYEKEGKYKNIQLAITPGEKRYVPSYLDEVIDIGNRYIDISTFFVIISKLSLNHDEIIIELKKYLELIVSLYSGMKEKVREIFVKKQELSTLFELANDGILITNKNGKVRHANRKFCELFNIQEINDKNMKQLLPQKWISKLQTDDILDNTLFENDKKVFNINKKPLTYLNSTYGYYYIFQELTYIKQLEQSLSSKLRNLGHVAKYTFDDIIANSDSMEKTIEVCKKIAKTDLTVLLIGESGTGKEMLAQSIHNESNRKNQPFIAINSAAMPENLLESELFGYEEGAFTGALKGGKKGLLAQANHGTVFLDEIGDMSIHLQTKLLRVLQEKQIMALGSSSIMDIDIRFIVATNKNLEVLSLEDKFRTDLYYRINTCQINLPPLRDRKSDIVLIAENFLGNEYKIDNSVKDTLLNHDYRGNIRELINILNYAKAISSNDIIKYEDLPEYIINKQNQSVKLECIYSTQSNSKVDKARFILETINNHGSIGRNMLIRLAEKENVPVKEAELKKILTNLKNQGFVNSGKGRAGTYITQKGLEELSKQL; encoded by the coding sequence ATGAAAAGCATTGGGATAGTAACGGATGGAGTCAGCGAGTTAGGAAAGTTCCTAAAAGAAAATCTTGAAATGGTATTGAAAAATCATGTACAGATAAATAATTATTATATTAAAAGCTTGAAGGATGATTTTGTAATAGAGGATGATTTAATACTTATAATGATTGATAAGAAGCTCAAAGATATATCAAAGCATATAAAGAGCAAGGATAATGTAATAGTTATTGAGAGAACTATTATGCTATCAGCTTACCATGAATTGCTAAATATTCCTGCTGGGATTGATGTTTTGGTAGTTAATGACGATGATGAAACTACAAAAGAGACAGTTGAACTATTAATTGAGTTAGGAATTACACACATTAATTTAATCCCCTATGAAAAAGAAGGAAAATATAAAAACATACAGCTTGCAATTACACCAGGAGAGAAAAGATATGTACCATCCTATTTGGATGAAGTTATTGATATAGGGAATAGATATATAGATATATCAACTTTTTTTGTCATTATTTCAAAATTATCACTAAATCATGATGAAATAATAATAGAACTAAAGAAATATTTGGAATTAATAGTAAGCTTATATTCAGGAATGAAAGAAAAGGTCAGAGAAATATTTGTAAAAAAACAAGAGCTATCTACTTTATTTGAATTAGCAAATGATGGTATTTTGATTACAAATAAAAATGGAAAAGTAAGACATGCAAATAGAAAATTTTGTGAGTTATTTAATATTCAGGAAATCAATGACAAAAATATGAAGCAATTACTTCCACAAAAATGGATTAGTAAGCTTCAAACTGATGATATTTTAGATAATACTTTATTTGAAAATGATAAAAAGGTGTTTAATATAAACAAAAAACCACTGACCTATTTAAATTCTACCTATGGATATTATTATATTTTTCAAGAATTAACTTATATAAAACAGCTAGAGCAAAGCTTATCAAGCAAGCTTAGAAATCTAGGACATGTTGCTAAGTATACTTTTGATGATATAATCGCAAATTCTGACTCGATGGAGAAAACTATTGAGGTTTGTAAAAAAATAGCAAAGACGGATTTAACTGTATTATTAATCGGCGAAAGTGGTACAGGAAAAGAAATGCTAGCACAATCTATTCACAATGAGTCAAACAGAAAAAATCAGCCCTTTATTGCTATAAATTCGGCAGCTATGCCAGAGAATTTACTTGAAAGCGAATTGTTTGGATACGAAGAAGGAGCTTTTACTGGAGCGTTAAAAGGCGGAAAAAAAGGCTTGCTAGCTCAAGCTAACCATGGGACTGTTTTTCTGGATGAGATAGGCGATATGTCGATTCATCTTCAAACAAAGCTACTAAGAGTACTACAAGAAAAACAAATTATGGCTCTAGGATCGTCTAGTATTATGGATATAGATATAAGATTTATAGTTGCTACGAATAAAAATCTGGAAGTGCTTTCACTAGAGGATAAATTCAGAACAGATTTGTATTATAGAATCAACACTTGCCAGATTAATCTACCACCTCTTAGAGATAGAAAAAGTGACATTGTATTAATAGCTGAAAATTTTTTAGGAAATGAATATAAAATAGATAATAGTGTAAAGGATACTTTGCTAAATCATGATTATAGAGGAAATATAAGAGAGCTAATAAATATTTTAAATTATGCTAAAGCAATTTCCAGTAATGATATAATTAAGTATGAGGACTTGCCAGAGTATATAATAAACAAGCAAAATCAGTCAGTTAAGCTAGAATGCATATATAGTACTCAGTCAAATAGTAAAGTAGATAAAGCTAGATTTATTCTTGAGACGATAAATAATCATGGGTCTATAGGAAGAAATATGCTAATACGTTTGGCTGAAAAGGAAAATGTACCAGTAAAAGAAGCTGAACTTAAAAAAATACTTACTAATTTAAAAAATCAAGGCTTTGTAAATTCGGGAAAAGGCAGAGCAGGGACATATATAACACAAAAAGGCTTAGAAGAATTAAGTAAACAACTATAG
- a CDS encoding SDR family oxidoreductase yields the protein MFTDKVAVVTGGASGIGKIICDELRRNNAKVCIIDIKDNDYFVGDIADEKTLISFADKVKAEYGKIDFLINNAAPPMGGLDDYSYEDFNYALKVGVSSAFMLTKLFKDSFNQGGSIINISSTRARMSQANTESYSAAKGAISALTHALAVSLSGKVRVNSISPGWIETQDAEHSVLDNVQHPAGRVGNSMDIANMIMFLLSDKAGFITGENITIDGGMSHMMIYHNDKGWKYSL from the coding sequence ATGTTTACAGACAAGGTTGCAGTAGTAACAGGAGGAGCCAGTGGTATAGGAAAAATTATCTGCGATGAGCTAAGAAGAAATAATGCCAAGGTTTGTATTATAGATATTAAGGATAATGACTATTTTGTTGGTGATATAGCTGATGAAAAAACCTTGATTTCTTTTGCAGATAAAGTAAAAGCTGAATATGGAAAAATAGATTTTTTAATCAACAATGCAGCGCCCCCAATGGGAGGGCTAGACGATTACTCTTATGAAGATTTTAACTATGCACTAAAAGTAGGAGTAAGCTCTGCATTTATGCTTACAAAGCTATTCAAGGATAGCTTTAATCAAGGTGGAAGCATTATAAATATTTCATCTACTAGAGCTAGGATGAGCCAAGCTAACACTGAATCCTATTCTGCCGCAAAAGGGGCTATATCAGCTCTTACTCATGCACTTGCTGTAAGTCTTTCTGGAAAAGTAAGAGTAAATTCTATAAGTCCAGGCTGGATAGAAACTCAGGATGCTGAGCATTCAGTTCTTGATAACGTGCAGCATCCAGCAGGGAGAGTAGGAAATTCCATGGATATAGCAAACATGATAATGTTTTTGCTCAGCGATAAAGCAGGCTTTATAACTGGAGAAAATATTACTATAGATGGCGGAATGTCACATATGATGATATATCATAACGACAAAGGCTGGAAATACAGTTTATAG
- a CDS encoding APC family permease: protein MNKKFGFWSIVLLTINGIIGTGIFLSPAGVVKVAGTYTPLVYILAGLFAIILAITFASAAKYISKNGSGYAYSKAAFGNEVGYYVGITRFAAGSIAWGVMATAVVRTTLGIFGGPDAQTQGNITLGFLILMGILLAIVFSGSYITKIASNISTIGKITALLVAVFAGLAIFLKTGQNNFMSINQAVDTAGELIVKPMDASIFVGAILAAFYAYTGFESVASAASEMEEPEKNLPKAIPLAIGIVALIYVSVVSIAMIINPEGILNSTEPVILASAFLNPLIKNIIIYGAVISMFGINIAAAFSTPRIFEAMADEGQLPIFLSKKTKQGVPLFAFLVTASMAIAVPMAFQYNMRGIMIISSVSRFIQFLVVPMAVIMFYYDKNKEPKIETAQKMFFTDVVIPILAFVTSAFLLYKFSWADQFSMVNDNGETVVNTYAICAMIIGYVILPIGVYIPYKMGLYKEKKVVSSSNRSVS, encoded by the coding sequence ATGAACAAAAAATTTGGTTTTTGGTCTATAGTGTTATTGACCATCAACGGCATTATTGGTACAGGTATTTTCTTATCACCCGCAGGAGTTGTAAAAGTTGCAGGAACTTATACTCCTCTAGTTTATATTTTAGCTGGATTATTCGCTATTATATTAGCAATTACATTTGCTTCAGCCGCTAAGTATATTTCTAAAAATGGCTCTGGTTATGCATATTCAAAAGCAGCCTTTGGAAATGAAGTCGGTTACTATGTGGGTATCACTAGATTCGCAGCTGGCTCAATTGCTTGGGGTGTAATGGCGACTGCTGTAGTACGTACTACACTTGGAATCTTTGGTGGACCAGATGCCCAAACGCAAGGCAATATAACTCTTGGATTTTTAATACTTATGGGAATACTTTTAGCAATTGTATTTTCTGGATCTTACATAACAAAAATAGCCAGCAATATTTCTACTATAGGAAAAATAACTGCTTTATTAGTTGCAGTATTTGCTGGACTTGCAATATTTTTAAAAACTGGACAAAACAATTTTATGTCTATTAATCAAGCAGTGGATACTGCAGGTGAGCTTATCGTAAAACCAATGGATGCTTCAATCTTTGTAGGTGCAATTTTAGCTGCTTTTTATGCCTATACAGGCTTTGAATCAGTTGCATCTGCTGCTTCTGAAATGGAAGAACCAGAAAAAAATCTTCCAAAAGCAATTCCTTTAGCTATAGGAATAGTTGCTCTAATCTATGTAAGTGTAGTGAGTATAGCTATGATAATAAATCCTGAAGGCATACTAAATTCAACTGAACCTGTAATTTTAGCTTCTGCTTTTTTAAACCCACTCATCAAAAACATAATTATCTACGGAGCAGTTATATCTATGTTTGGTATCAATATAGCTGCAGCTTTCAGTACTCCAAGAATTTTTGAAGCTATGGCTGATGAGGGACAGCTACCTATATTTCTTTCTAAAAAAACTAAGCAAGGAGTTCCCCTATTCGCTTTCCTAGTTACAGCATCAATGGCCATCGCAGTTCCTATGGCTTTCCAGTACAATATGCGTGGAATCATGATAATAAGCTCAGTATCTAGATTTATTCAATTTTTAGTAGTTCCTATGGCTGTAATTATGTTCTACTATGATAAAAATAAAGAACCAAAGATAGAAACTGCGCAAAAAATGTTCTTTACAGATGTTGTAATTCCTATTCTAGCTTTTGTAACGTCAGCATTCTTACTTTACAAATTCTCATGGGCAGACCAGTTTTCAATGGTAAACGACAATGGAGAAACTGTAGTAAACACCTATGCTATCTGCGCTATGATTATAGGATATGTAATCCTACCTATTGGAGTATACATTCCTTACAAAATGGGGTTATACAAAGAAAAAAAAGTAGTTTCTAGCAGTAATAGAAGCGTTTCATAA
- a CDS encoding SbcC/MukB-like Walker B domain-containing protein: protein MKPISLTIKGLNSFEEEQHIDFLKLTQNGFFGIFGPTGSGKSTILDGICLALYGDIPRGKVNFINLNSDRAYVEFEFQISGAENRKYRVSREFRRDKKSGSLRSDKCKLVDVTYDEPEILEESVTAITKKCEAIIGLKKDDFLRTVVLPQGKFSEFLKLDGADRRNMLERLFNLYEYGDELRKKLSNSMDIEKSKLTRLEGELSGIGAVEPDDLQNQEILVKAKKDEYELASKEAELILEKLNKQTEVFKLQNEKKTYVSQLEEALTKKPEMENKAKSLAIFKNANQLKDMIADFEKTKLEFESCNKKLSEIELKRKDCAEKKTEIEANYDMAKQAYETELPNLLASRGKYIEALEKIKELDILKLKIDECKAQEIELNKKLNKLNTDKEYKSKELERLKKDMEEITSVIAELKVSALFRSKVETGYQLSKDIAKEAERKLKLEIEKANISKECEADNKEVEAINSKLKELKAKDLLIQKEMDELKEMPLGNRDDLIKLNESFNLVSQAWKLNEEKSRRIEEANHKANMLKNQVQELDKARAEQKLILEEESKKLEKAKIENLALELRKSLSHGESCPVCGAVEHPYLHDGAHNLESYSEDLAIYESKLEEATKLVTNYDEKINKLDTELAILTKQIEEDYSEIAGIDKSLLAVSSSDIKLEYEALDTRIKDFEMKKQELEINEKACLKEISSYENKNASITSKLEASSRRLEILEKDMAELFESLNSSQDNLSKLKEDLKVENFELEYKKIIEMESKREAYEKDLTEKNKLCSMTENLLKDIEKEINLLSNDLYTVSTRKDSWESSYNEQKSSLISKVGELDSVAGFLKDTESKITEVQSNYKEQSKLKTEAENEYSSLNEEFIKENQKLIGLDLRIKDTDKTLHIRLAELGFGDIEAVKLNFKDQIELDTIEKEIKEYENKLSNISSIIQTLDSKLAGRGVDEEEFKMLEIEAKEKQIALSDLNKSLILESKKLDELKLKLESIKEILEKKNKIEKKQAILKELETLFKGNRFVEFVATERLKYVSREASKRLLDITGGGYSLETDDDGIFLIRDNKNGGVLRDTSTLSGGETFLASLALALSLSAEIQLKGTAPLELFFLDEGFGTLDDNLLEVLMSSLEKIHNDKLKVGLISHVESVKQRVPVKLIVTPAKSGICGSTIKIEHN from the coding sequence ATGAAGCCAATTAGTTTAACTATCAAAGGGCTAAATAGCTTTGAAGAAGAGCAGCATATAGATTTTTTGAAGCTTACTCAAAATGGTTTTTTTGGTATTTTTGGTCCTACAGGTAGTGGTAAGTCAACTATTCTAGATGGAATTTGCCTAGCTCTATATGGAGATATTCCAAGGGGTAAAGTAAATTTTATCAATCTAAATAGCGATAGAGCCTATGTGGAATTTGAGTTTCAAATTTCGGGGGCAGAAAATAGAAAATATAGAGTCAGCAGAGAGTTTAGAAGAGATAAAAAATCAGGAAGCCTTAGAAGTGATAAGTGTAAGCTAGTAGATGTAACCTATGATGAGCCTGAGATTTTAGAAGAAAGTGTAACCGCAATAACGAAAAAATGCGAGGCTATAATAGGTCTAAAAAAAGATGATTTTTTAAGAACTGTGGTTCTTCCTCAAGGTAAATTTAGCGAGTTTTTAAAGCTAGATGGGGCAGATAGAAGAAATATGCTAGAAAGGCTTTTTAACCTATATGAATATGGGGATGAGCTGAGAAAAAAGCTAAGTAATAGTATGGATATAGAAAAAAGTAAATTGACTAGGCTAGAAGGAGAGCTTTCTGGTATAGGAGCTGTAGAGCCGGATGATTTACAAAACCAAGAGATTTTAGTCAAAGCAAAAAAAGATGAATATGAGCTAGCAAGTAAAGAAGCTGAGCTAATATTAGAAAAGCTCAATAAGCAAACTGAAGTATTTAAGCTACAAAATGAAAAGAAAACCTATGTAAGTCAGCTTGAAGAAGCTCTAACTAAAAAGCCTGAAATGGAAAATAAAGCTAAATCTTTAGCGATTTTTAAAAATGCAAATCAGCTAAAGGATATGATAGCTGATTTTGAAAAAACTAAATTAGAATTTGAAAGCTGCAATAAAAAATTGTCTGAAATTGAATTAAAAAGGAAAGACTGCGCTGAGAAAAAAACTGAGATTGAAGCTAACTATGATATGGCAAAGCAAGCCTATGAAACTGAGCTTCCAAATCTTTTAGCGAGCAGAGGAAAATATATAGAGGCTTTAGAAAAAATAAAGGAGCTAGATATCCTAAAGCTAAAAATTGATGAGTGCAAGGCTCAGGAAATAGAGCTTAATAAAAAGCTAAACAAACTAAATACAGATAAAGAATATAAGAGCAAAGAGCTAGAGCGTTTAAAAAAGGATATGGAAGAGATAACTTCTGTGATTGCTGAGTTAAAAGTAAGTGCTTTGTTTAGGTCTAAAGTGGAGACAGGATACCAGCTGAGCAAGGATATAGCTAAGGAAGCTGAGAGAAAGCTTAAACTAGAAATAGAAAAAGCTAATATATCTAAAGAGTGTGAAGCGGATAATAAGGAAGTAGAAGCTATAAATTCTAAGCTAAAAGAATTAAAAGCCAAAGACCTACTTATTCAGAAAGAAATGGATGAATTAAAAGAAATGCCTCTAGGTAATAGGGATGATTTAATCAAACTAAATGAAAGCTTTAATTTAGTATCTCAGGCATGGAAATTAAATGAAGAAAAAAGTAGACGAATAGAGGAAGCAAATCATAAGGCTAATATGCTAAAAAATCAAGTACAGGAGCTAGATAAAGCAAGAGCTGAACAAAAATTGATTTTGGAAGAAGAGAGTAAAAAGCTAGAAAAAGCCAAAATAGAAAATCTAGCTCTAGAGCTAAGAAAAAGCTTAAGCCATGGGGAAAGCTGTCCAGTTTGTGGGGCAGTAGAGCATCCATATCTGCATGATGGAGCTCATAATCTAGAGTCGTATTCTGAGGATTTAGCAATTTATGAATCAAAGTTAGAAGAAGCTACAAAATTAGTAACAAATTATGATGAAAAAATTAATAAGCTAGATACAGAGCTTGCTATATTAACCAAACAAATAGAAGAGGATTACTCAGAAATAGCTGGTATAGATAAAAGCTTACTTGCAGTTTCTTCTAGCGATATCAAATTAGAGTATGAAGCTTTAGATACTAGGATTAAAGATTTTGAAATGAAGAAACAAGAGCTAGAGATAAATGAAAAAGCTTGCCTAAAAGAAATTTCTAGCTATGAAAATAAAAATGCTTCAATCACATCCAAGCTTGAAGCTAGTAGTAGAAGATTAGAAATTTTAGAAAAAGATATGGCTGAGCTTTTCGAGTCTTTAAATTCAAGTCAAGATAATCTATCAAAGTTAAAAGAGGATTTGAAGGTTGAGAATTTTGAGCTTGAATATAAGAAAATAATTGAGATGGAAAGCAAAAGAGAAGCCTATGAAAAAGACTTAACTGAAAAAAATAAGCTTTGCAGTATGACAGAGAACTTATTAAAAGATATAGAAAAAGAAATAAATCTATTGAGTAACGATCTATATACTGTATCTACAAGAAAAGACAGCTGGGAGTCTAGCTACAATGAACAAAAATCATCTTTAATCTCTAAGGTAGGAGAGCTAGATTCAGTAGCAGGATTTTTAAAAGATACAGAGTCTAAAATAACTGAGGTTCAATCAAACTACAAAGAGCAAAGCAAGCTAAAAACAGAAGCTGAAAACGAATATAGTTCTTTAAACGAAGAATTCATTAAAGAAAACCAAAAGCTTATTGGACTTGATTTAAGAATTAAAGATACGGATAAAACTCTTCATATTAGACTTGCTGAGCTAGGTTTTGGGGATATTGAAGCTGTTAAATTGAATTTCAAGGATCAAATAGAGCTTGATACTATTGAAAAAGAAATCAAAGAATATGAAAATAAACTGTCTAATATAAGCTCTATTATTCAGACTCTAGACTCTAAGCTAGCTGGCAGAGGTGTAGACGAAGAGGAATTTAAAATGCTTGAAATTGAAGCAAAAGAAAAGCAAATAGCACTTTCAGATTTAAACAAAAGCTTGATTTTGGAAAGCAAGAAATTAGATGAGCTAAAGCTTAAGCTTGAGTCTATAAAAGAAATTTTGGAGAAGAAAAATAAGATTGAAAAAAAGCAAGCTATATTAAAGGAATTAGAAACTCTATTTAAAGGAAATAGGTTTGTTGAGTTCGTAGCTACAGAAAGACTCAAATATGTTTCAAGAGAAGCCTCGAAAAGACTGCTTGATATCACTGGCGGAGGTTATAGCTTAGAAACTGATGATGATGGAATTTTCTTAATTAGAGACAATAAAAATGGAGGAGTGCTAAGAGATACCTCGACTCTTTCAGGTGGAGAGACCTTCCTAGCATCTCTTGCACTTGCACTTTCTCTATCAGCAGAGATTCAGTTAAAAGGTACAGCTCCTTTAGAATTATTTTTCCTAGATGAAGGCTTTGGGACTCTAGATGATAATTTACTTGAGGTGCTGATGAGCTCACTTGAAAAAATTCACAATGACAAGCTTAAAGTGGGACTTATTTCTCATGTGGAATCTGTAAAGCAAAGAGTTCCAGTTAAGCTTATAGTTACGCCAGCAAAATCAGGCATCTGTGGAAGTACTATAAAAATAGAGCATAACTAA
- a CDS encoding anaerobic nitric oxide reductase flavorubredoxin encodes MKKHLKNNVHWVGKVDWELRKFHGDDYSTHKGSTYNSYLIQEEKTVLVDTVWMPFANEFVENLKSEIDLNSIDYIVINHGEVDHSGALPELMKHIPNTPIYCSANAVKSLKGQYHQDWNLNVVKTGDTLDVGNNKQIIFVEMPMLHWPDSMASFLTGDNILFSNDAFGQHYATEMLYNDLVDQCELFSEALKYYANILTPFSAILKKKLEEVIALNLPIEIIATSHGVIWRDNPMQIVEKYAKWCDNYQENQITIIYDTMWNGTKTLAEKIAEGISLEDKDVTVKIFNLAKCDNNDLISEVFKSKTVLIGSPTVGNSVLHPVAGFIHFMKELKFKNKKASGFGCYGWSGEGTKVINDMLKNAGFEIIGEGFKHQWNPDEEAKQKAVDFGKEIAKA; translated from the coding sequence ATGAAAAAACATCTAAAAAACAATGTTCATTGGGTAGGAAAAGTAGACTGGGAGCTAAGAAAATTCCATGGAGATGATTATTCTACTCACAAAGGCTCAACCTATAACTCATATCTTATTCAAGAAGAAAAAACTGTACTTGTTGATACTGTTTGGATGCCCTTTGCAAATGAATTTGTCGAAAATCTCAAAAGTGAAATCGACCTTAACTCCATAGACTACATAGTGATAAACCATGGAGAAGTAGACCATAGTGGCGCTCTTCCAGAGCTTATGAAGCACATTCCAAATACCCCTATTTATTGCAGTGCAAATGCAGTTAAATCTCTAAAGGGTCAATACCATCAAGACTGGAATTTAAACGTAGTGAAAACTGGTGATACTCTAGATGTAGGAAATAATAAACAGATTATCTTTGTTGAGATGCCAATGCTTCACTGGCCAGACAGCATGGCTTCATTCTTAACTGGAGATAATATTTTATTTAGCAATGACGCTTTTGGTCAGCATTATGCTACAGAAATGCTTTATAACGATTTAGTCGATCAGTGCGAGCTATTTAGCGAGGCTTTAAAATATTATGCAAATATCCTAACTCCATTTAGCGCTATTTTGAAAAAGAAGCTCGAAGAGGTTATAGCTCTTAATCTTCCTATCGAAATAATAGCTACTAGCCACGGTGTTATCTGGAGAGATAATCCAATGCAAATAGTTGAAAAATATGCTAAATGGTGCGATAACTATCAAGAAAATCAAATCACAATAATCTACGATACTATGTGGAACGGAACTAAAACATTAGCAGAAAAAATAGCTGAAGGAATATCTTTAGAAGATAAAGACGTTACTGTGAAAATATTCAACCTCGCAAAATGTGATAATAATGACTTGATATCTGAAGTATTCAAGTCAAAAACCGTGCTGATAGGCTCTCCTACAGTTGGAAATAGCGTGCTTCATCCAGTGGCTGGATTTATTCATTTCATGAAAGAGCTGAAATTCAAAAATAAAAAAGCAAGTGGCTTTGGTTGCTATGGCTGGAGTGGAGAAGGAACTAAGGTTATAAACGATATGCTTAAAAATGCTGGTTTTGAAATCATTGGCGAAGGCTTCAAGCACCAGTGGAATCCTGATGAAGAAGCTAAGCAAAAAGCTGTTGATTTTGGTAAAGAAATAGCTAAAGCATAA